The nucleotide window TGGTTTGCGTGGGGATTTCTCATTCATTGTGTCAGGCCGTCATGCCTTGACCAAACGAAGCAAGTCGACGAAGAACATTGGCTCGGGGACATCTGAGCTTCCAATCCTGTCTTTGAAAATTGGAAGCAGGTGGCTTGTCCAACCAACTGACAGCTCTTTCCTGTGTCTGCATGATGGGGCGCGAGAGGCTCAACAGGCGACTTTCGCGCGGGAAGACAGTCAAGAAGGAGACCTGCCATGCTTTTGAGGGGCAATTCGAAGTGGCCGCCGAACCGCTTGCTTAACGGTTCGGGCACCGAGTATATATGACAGTGCAGTGTCAGTGCAGTGTCAGCCCATCATGAGCTACATAGTTGGCGAACAGTTGATGGCCGAGTGGTATCCGGATAACCTTTCCAACCCTGACACAGTCAAACTGGCCATGCCGGCGTGTGAAGCGCTGGAAGTTCGGCCGAAACTTGAGGAGTGCGCACCCCAGGCACCAGAACTAGATGAACCACCCGCCGGCAATCAATGGGTAAGGGCACGGTTTCTGCCCCGGATCACTCGCGGCCCCGGATCTGAATATCGGAACGGATAGCCATGTACGTCATCCCTAAGAATCCCGGTAGGTCCGGTGCTGAAGAGTCCTTCGCGCACTCCATTGAAGTGAGGTGTTGTTGCCGCAGTTTGGTATCGGCCTGCGATACATGGTTTGCAGCTTGCAGGATGAAAAACTAGATCTGCTCCAGCGTAaggacgatgccggcgaacCCTGCTCGGAGGTGCCCGGACGTAGGTGGCTGAACCAAGCGCCGTGGAAGAAGCAATTGGCGACATGGCGAGCTGGGAAGGATTACACGTAGACGCGGGCAGAAACACATGGCTGAAGCACCAATGCCACATTCCAATGACGTCCTTGGTTGTGTTGCTGAGACAGAAGGGAATAATCTGGCTCATTCCTAGCAACCATCGTGTTGGTGAGACGACGGGGAGTGGCCAGCAGTGCCTATCCATACACGTCAAACATACCACCTGGGTCAGCGCAAACCGCAGGTCGGGTCTTCAGCGCTCAACGAACGAGCAAGTGCGGGAGAGAAGGACAAGAGGCATCTGCCTTGACACTGATGAAGGATGTCTGCATTGTCATGTCAGACTTGTTCCGGCGTGATTTGGGCTATACTTGTGTGTTTCCACTGGCATGCGCGCGAGGGGTGTTCCGGTGTGCGGTTCGGTCGATCCCAGAGGATCATAATATGGCAAGTCCACCGAAACTTGTCTGGCTGGAACGGAAGACGCGGATCGCTGATATGAAGCGGCGGGCGACAAAACCATCGGCAGGGAAACAACCCAGTCGACCTTTTCGAAGGATAGGCTGCCAGGCTGACAAGCACTCCCCAGTTGGCTCTGAAACGGCTTGGAGAAATGCTGCGATGGGCCCAAAGTCGTCATCTCGCCCAGTTACCCAGCCTGTGCAATATGTTTCTAGGGTTTCAGGGTGTAGTCCACATTCTCAGGTGCGGCAAAGCCCTGAGAGACTAACCGCACGCGCCTTACAGCACGGGAGGCACCAACCAGCCAGTCTTTCTTCTCTAGCGACGCGCTAACGAAaggaggcgaggaggaggaagcggTTTCGAAGCAAGACAGAATGCCTCTAGGTGGCCGAGACACTCACCCGGGAGGCCACAGCGTCTCCCCAACAGCGCCAGATGTTGGAATTGAACGCTTGAAGCTGCCGCCGTTAAAAAAAAGATACAGAGGTCACAGAGCGATTATCTCGGCCAGCGAACCACCCCAAGGCCGAACGTTGAGCTATTCTGCATTAACAATAGCGTACGTCTTGGTGGCACTTGGCGCACAGCCCCGAGTACATCCCTAGCCATGATGGCACGCACGAAGCTATCCTTGGGCGGCTCGAGGGTCAAAAGACAACACAGTCCCTGTCGTTGCGCGTGAGGGCTCAGGGCCGGACCAGCAGACAAACGATTGCAGTCATAGCAATAGTCGACCTATTGATTCGAGTTCAAATCGAGACCTGCCGTGGGCGTCCGGCTACCGCTACCATGGCCGGCCTTCGAATCGATATGCATTTAGGCAGAGTGCTTGGTAGGCTGACGACGCTGCTGACCCGAGCTTGACGATGTGACGCGACGCAGCCCGAGACGAGTTGGGCGGCGACCTAGGGATGGCGGACGGGTGAGGAACGGGAGGGTAGGTTCATGGCTGCGACAAGTCGAGGCATACGTTTCTGCTTGTGGGTGAGTGCTGCACAGCCTCAATCCGTCGTGTGCTCACTGTTCAGGAATCAGGAGCCGCTCCACCGCCCCACATTCCTCCTCGCAGGGCGCCGAATCTTCCTCCCAGATATGGCCGTCAGGGACCACGAACACTGTCCTAGATCCGTGACGGCACGGGGGAATACGAGGGCTTGTTCTGAGCCAGGTTGCGGTGCGAGTAGTGAACCGTGTGCAGGTTGAGTTCTACAGTCAAGCGAGGGGCTTGTGTGGTGTCACGGTGTTTCTTCGAGAGGATTGGGCCACGTCGAAGGTACAGAAAATGGCTCTCAGGTCAGATTGAGCGAGGCGAATGCTAGCCACGGAGCTCGCTTGTGTCGATACCATAACTCGTCTCTGGCTGAGGTAAGAAGTTGCGCGTGCAACTCGCAGGAGAGCAGACGGGCTCCAAGTTCGATGCGGATTCTTCCATGAGTCGAACTGAGTCCCCCGTTGCACGAGGTTCCAGTACTGAGAAGAAACGCTGAGATGCTTGTTTACGAATTGCCCACGTGGGAAACGCGGAAGAGAGGTCGTGTATTCGCACACAGGGTTGCCCTCGCTCGTCGGTTGCTGATCGGAATGGGCGAGACCTGTCGCTGGGCCTATAGCCCCGTGCGCTCTGATCAAATACCCACAGGCCAGGCCATGGATGGTCGATTGACTGGCTGATCGGCGACGGGCACTCCACTTAATGAGTCGCAGAGATAGTGGCCGGTTTGCCAGCACCGGGAGCCGGCAGGTAGCCGGAGGCTCAGGACTTCATCTTGTATAGTTGTGGACTGTGAGATGCTCTTGCATTGTGCACAAACTTTTTGCGGTCAAGGATGACGCCCAGATGCCAGCCTCTCTATACGGATAGTGCTGTCTTACAACGAATCCGAATCTCGTCTGCTTGCTTGAGTTTTACGCTGGTGCCGTTATAATTAAAGGCTCAAGCCCACAGCCTTCGGTGGGACTCTCGAGACAGACTAAGAGGGCCGGGGCCGGCTCCCATTGGGCGCATGTTCTGAGCCATCCACAACGGCACATGGGGAAGGTGGAAGAGCAgggatgatggcgacgggAAAGGGACGAGAGTTGAGGGCAACGGTTCGTTCCAATAGTAACCCTGTCCGGCAACGGTGCGAGCGCCCTGGGCTAGGGGTCCCTGTAAGAGAAGGCCTTGGTGTGTCGAATGCTCCGTCTTGTACTTCGTACCGGTTACCAGCTCGATTTCCTGGTGTTTCGACCGAATGTCAGAGACATGATGGATGGGCAGGTATAAGATGTGTTCAAGGGGATTGATGCTAGCTGgtgtttggggggggggggttgatcAGTTGTTTTGCTGGCCCAATGCTCAGCGAAGCCTGAAGGTTCGACTGATCCAGGCGGTCTAGTCTAACTAACACCGTGTTGTAAAGAGTGGTAGCATTATTGATTTTGACTGGAGGTGACGGCCCGAGCACGTCGATGGTTGTTTTTGTAATTTATGATCGTAAACATCACTCGAGGTGTGGTGTGCGGGCTGCAGGGCCGGCAGCGAAACGGTTGCGCCCCCAAATCGAAGGCGCTGTTGACAAACGAGAGCGGAGAAAGGCGTCAGAACTCCAAGAGGAGTCATGCCACAGGTCAAAGACTTTGGAGTGGTCAATCGCGAATGCTTCTCGTTGCGACCCTGAGCGTGGTCACAGGATCTCGAGTTGCAGAACGGAGGATGACGAGCGACACAGGATTTCCGCAAAGGGAGTTGCAGCATAGCAGACAGGTTGCCTCCGATAATCATTCCGGAATCTGCATGCATCGCAGGCAATGATCAACAGCGGAGACGTTCTGGACTGCCGTGACTACATCGATAGTCAGTATTCGTACCCCGTCGAGGCTTTTGTGCAACAAGTACGAAGTACTCTGTACGGAGTACAGAGTTGGTCGATGTTTAACGAAGGCaaaggaggggaggaaaaTGCTGTGGTAGTGGCGGTGGTGGGAGGGTAGTGCGGAAGGGACAGCGCCTTGAGGAATCGAGGCCAGGGAAGGGAAAGTGCTAAATGCGAAGCCTGGAGAAGGATGCCCTGGTGGAGACATTTAATCACTGTCCCGCAGGGATAATGCGGTGTTGAATTGCCCGTAGCGTACCACCGCCAATAGTTGACCAATGGCTTGCGCTCGCTTCCATATCCCCTGTTTCCTCACCCACCCTCTTAATGCTGAGTGTCCTGGAAGGAGCAACAAGCCCCGGCAGACGAACAGGCAAGTGGACGGGAATGACAAGTCTACGGTACATAGTATCTAAGATATCGACTTGTCTGATTGGTAGTTCTGTCTGGGACGCCCCCGCCTCATCCGGTCCCACCTCACATCATCTACCTACTGTGTGCTCCGTAGCGAGCTTACGAATATACAACCGCGTGTTGCTTTCTCGCTGGCCCATTTTTAGCCTGAGCCCCGAAAAGGCGCAGCCCCTTTCCTCACTGCTTAGCATCTTCCGCCTTACCTCATCAGCGTCGCCGCTAGCCAGCGTGCTAAGGATCTCTCCCCTATGCGAGTCCGTGCAATTTTCCAAATCAAAACCGGCCGATTCCTCCGGCTGGGGAGGGCTGCTCAAAGTTAAAGGCTTGGTAGCTATAATCAGGTACCGGATCTGGGATTGGCTACGGTAGCACGCTCCAGCCAGCGCACCTCCTTGATTACCTGGCCGTTGATgggcccgcgccgcccgcctgaGGGCTTGCCTGACCGTCGACCGGCGCTAGAGCAGGGCCCAGGTGAGGAACATGGACGGAGCACGCACGCCATGGGGCCACGGGCAGAGGCACCGCAACGGTAAGGTGACCTGAACGGTGGACCATGACCAGAACAGCAATGTCATTTCACGTCTTCCCAACTGTCCCACCGCGTGCGTCGAGCAAAAGAGTGTATGGGGGCCAAAAATGGTCTCCAAAGACTCAAATCCGTGTCATGCGCCACTCATCTCATCATTGGCGActcgtggcggcggtggagagTCGCTATTTGGGTTGCTCTTTCGGCTTTCTGGATAAAGTACATTATGTAGGCGTATCGGGGCGTCGTTGGCTTGCTGAACGGCCCGTCGGCTCGGCCAAAGTGAGAGTTTGCGCGTCTCTTCGCCTGCGCCATGCAAGATTCGGGGCGGGAATGACCCTGGATCTGGTCACATTTGCCCGTTTGGCCAAGTAGCTCGCAATGGCTGAGCACTTCCGTCCTGGGCGGTCCACGGAGAACCTGTATCTCAAGATTGTCAGACAAGTCATTCTCTGGTGCATGGGCGCCGGCCTTGTATATGGACTGCGGACTGGAGCTCAAATTGTGACGAGTCGGCCGGGTCAGATTGTCTTTCATCTCGTCTGAAGGCGATTGTCCACCCGACACAACCTTAAACGAATGCAACAGGGCTTCCCTACCATGCTCGAGTCGGGATCATATACTGGGTTTGCAGCAACGCAGAGATGGGATGGGCGACAAGGCGCTGTAGGGAGGATAATGGTCCGGTGTTGCGAAGGATGGAGAAAGGTGTGTTATGCTTCCGTGTAAGCTGCTCAAAGAGGCGTGCTTAAAAGTGACCCTCCGCAAGGCCAAAAGGTCTCAGTACGTATATGAATGGGCTTTGCCGTGCCGAGCCGACTTGCGAAATCGCTGTGCTGCATTGGTTGGCCGTCTGACGGGCACCAGAGTGcgtgtactctgtaccgTGCCAGATGGGATGGAAAAGAGTACATACCCAGAGGCTCTCATGATAGGTGCGATGATTGAAAGGTTACTGCCTGACTGCATGCTCAGTACGAATAGTCATGGCGCTATGAAAATGAGGGTTGGTGCACTGCACAAGGCGCAATATCCACTTGTGCCGACTCAGCCTGGGCTCACCTGCAGGGCCTCGCGAGTTATGAACTGCTGTTGGCGCCGGTGTAGTTTGGTGGTGTCCTTGCTGGTGGCGCCTGAGAAAGGAGGTAATCAAAAGGAAAGGGGTGGATGTGTAGACCTACCTACGCGTGGACGAAAACCCGGGCTGGGCACTGGGGACGAGGGAcgagaaaggaagaaaaatAAATTAAAATTGAATAAAAAAGATCCAAAGTAATTGACCACGCCCACACCTCACCAGAAGCTACCAAGGCACAGGTAGGTACTCACACGCCCACCCCACACACCCACGGCTGCCACGCCCCCTTGCACGTTCTCCTCCAAGGTATTTCTTGTGCCTGGACTTCCTAATTGCTACTGCCCAGGAGTACCCGGCTTTGCTGCCATTTCAGCTCCCTTCTCCTGCCCCGGTCgttctctttctctctcgcgcGCGTGCGCAGACACAGATactagagagagagactttactccatcccatcccatccccgaCCCACCCGATCCTGGCTCATCCCATCCTATTCCCCCTCCAACTGCTTGTCACTTGGTCGATTCATACATACCTCCTCACACAGTCCTGTCTTCCCTCTGCCTGTTTGCCGCCACACCCCCATCCCCGCTCTCCCTTACccccagctcctcgtcccTCGTCCCTTGTCGTGTGTTTccatcaatcaatcaatctCCCATCCTTCGCTGCCTCGTCCATCCACATTCTTTCTTGCTTCCCCTTCCATTCCTTTACCACCCTCGCTTTTCCACTTCCCTTCATTTTTACTCCTCTCGCTCGCTTTATCCTCTCCTGCCGCCCCCACCCCTCGCCCGACCTCGTCTTGGACAAGTCGATCTCGAGATCCTCCCGCCTCCGTCAAGAATTCCACCGGCGTCAACTCTTCGATTCTCAACCTGCGCCCCTTTGCGTCTTGAAGAGGGTTTCTGTTCGACCTGACCCTGCCGCCACCTTATGTGCCTTGGACCCATTTGACGACTCTACGGAGGTCCCGCCGACAAATGCCAGCTTCCTCATGAATTCGACATCGGGAGCCGTTCTAATCATACAAGACGTGACGGACCATTGAACGCCGTCCTTCTCGTACCATCCGACGATATCTCGTCGAGTCGCTCATTACACACCGAAACTCCACTCCACACTCATTGACAACATCTAGTCAAGTACATTCGTTACAAAAACACCCTGACAAAGTGAGTTGCTGTCACTTGCtgacgccgacctcgactgACATCAAACCCGAGACCACTTAACCCAACAACCAAGACTGGTATCTTTCACAATCGCTTCAAGTCCCTTCATTTGAATATACGATAATCGGAAGGGAATCATGCATCCCAAATCTGCCCTCCTGGCTGCGGCCCTAGGCTTTGCCTCAACCGCTTGCGCCGACCAAGAAAGGCCGAAGATTTACTTTCCCCGTCACGTCAAGCGTCAGTTTACGAATTCGACGATAACGAGGCAGGAGACGTTCCCAGCGCCCGAGAGCACCCCGTTCGAGTCTACGTCAGATTCCTTCGGTTCATCTTTCGGCGACATACTGACGAGCCTTTCCGATTCCCTCTTCGGCCCATCATCGACCATCGCGTCCACGACCCCGTTGCCTACTTCCACTGTTTCCGCCCCCGCACTTGACTCGGCCGCACCCCTCTCGACCCTGTCCACGACTGTTCAAACCCTTCCCGATGGCAGGGTGACGACCGTCATTATCTCGAGCACCGTAGTCTTTGACCCGACAGAGACGACGGACACGACCACACCTGTTGGATCCACGAGCGCTTTGCCCCCGGTTATCGTGCTGCCGACGAGTAGCGAAGCCTCCACCGTCACGATTAGTGAGCCGCTCGCGAGTTCTCAGGTTCCCACTACTTCGCAGgccacgccgacgccatccgAGACCAGTGCCATTGTTCAATCCAGTGGCCCTGAGTCCAGCTCTGTGGAGCCCCTGCTGTCCGCGTCTGCGCCGGTTTCTACCAAGTCTTCGACACCTGTTTCGGTCTCCGAGTCTATCGCTAGCTCCACTACGCAGGTCACCTCGGAAGTCGCCAACACGAGCATAGAGGCCGTCTCGAGCACCCAGCCTGCACCCACCTCGGAGTCCGAGCCGACCACGTCCGTGTCCTCGTCCGGTATCCTCTTGGCACCCACGGGTGTTGTGACCCCGACGTCCAACGTCGAGCCTACCACGTCGACTAGCGAGCCTGAACGCACTTCGGTCTCTGACCAGGAAACCTCGTCTAGTGCTGTCGCCCCTAGCGCAATTCCCAACGTCAACACCACAGAGCCTGGAGTGTCGTCCTTGGCGAGCTCCGTTGTCCTTCCTGTAGAGACGTCTTCCACTGCCCTCCAATCGACTGCGGCCGCCAACAGGGCCTCTGCCGAGACTACTTCCGCTTCCGTCTCGGAGACTAGCAGGCTCACCAACCCTTTGGACCCCATCGTTTCCTTCATTTCCAGCGAAGTGGCTATTCCCACGAACATCACTGGgcccatcgccaacgccacctCCGCCGAGGTTCCTGTCTTCTCTACATCCGACATCGTAATCCCGACGCCCACTGCTCTCCCAGCTCCTACCGACCCTACGGCTACGACACTTCCTGTCCCGACAGAGCCCGTTGCGAACGTCACATCATCTGCCGAGGCCCCCGCCGACACAACCACGTCACTGCCTGTTCCGACCGAACCTGTTTTGAACATCACATCGTCCACTGATCCCCTGGCTGAGCCCACGACCATTCTCCCTACCACTGACATTGCCAATGCCACCTCAACCGAGGTGCCTGTAGGACAGACAACTTCAACCCCCGTGTCGCTTTCGGATGGCATGACATCCGTGCTCACAGcttcggccacggccacTGTTGAGATACCTGCCAACAACACCTCGACTGAGGTGCCCCTGACGACCTCTCAACTCCCGACCTTGACCGAACTTCCCACGTCTGTTACTTCCATCATTAATGCCACCGAGACTGACAGCGCAACTGTACCGCCGACTGCTACTGCCTCCTTGTCGTCCACCACTGTCTCCAATGAAACGGCCACCGCTACAGAGCCCCTGCTTACCACCAGCGAGACCCTCACCTCGGCAACTGAGATCCCTGTCTCAACCACCGTCCCTGTAAACACGACGGAGGTTCCTTCGGAGACGCCCGTGGAGACTACGCCCACAGCTAcactgctgccgccgaccaCCACGTCCTTGGTCATTACTACTCCCGTGATCACCAGCATTCCAGCCACGGCCACCATCACCGACTCGGAGTCATGGCTTCCTAGCACCATCATCGTGGAACTGTCCACCTCACTCAGCACTCCCACGGAAGCTCTCGCACCCACGTCGACAGCCCCGCTGCCTTCCGATTTACCCAAAGTCATTAGTGGCCCCGAACCCAATGTTGAACAACCCAAGGACTCCATGCTTCTCCAGATTGGTTTCCTGCACGGTGAGAACTATCAACACGTGAGCAAGAACCCCAACGCTGCCGCCCAAATTTTCACTTGCCTGCCCAAGGCTCTGGCGGATGCGGCTGGTCTCGATATCAACCAGATCCGGATGACGAAGCTCGTTCCTTTCGACACATCGCAGACTCTCGGTTACATCACCACGCTTGCCAAGTTCTACTACCCCCGCAGTATGGTGGACACCCTTCGCATGGACATCAAGATCCCCAACTCGGCCATTTACAACAACCCGGACCAACTCGTCTTCAACCTCACGCAGAACATCAACCCCGCCATCGAGATTATTCCGGGCATGGAGGACGATGGCAGCTCCACTGGCAATGacgggtcgtcgtcgacctcaacTCCCAACAACCCCAACGATCCCTTTGGCGGTAGCGACGACAGCTCCAAGCAATCTCCTATCCAGAAGGGCACAGCTGCTGCCATCGGCATTGGTGCTGTTGGCGTTGCTGCTGCGTACGGTGCTGCTATGTTCATCATTGCCCGTCGCTATaagcagaagaagcaggcACACCGCCGCGCGAGCTCTGTCACCTCGTCCGAGATGCGTTACACCGGTGCCGGTAGCCCGCCCATGATGGGTGGTGCCTTGATGAGCCGCGATTTCTCCAACTACGGCGGAGTCGCTGGCGGAGTGCCTGGCGGCCGCGAGAGTCATGGCAGTGGTCAGACCGGCCGAAGCGGCATGGGCAACTCGGCGAGAACAGCCTATATCTCGGCGCCTGTCGCTGCTGAGAACTCTCTCGGTTGGAACTGATTGACGACTTCGACGCCACTTTTTATCTGTCACAGATTTACGCTTCGATACCCTTCTGGATGAGCCTGTTTGAATGGGATGCTTGGCAACTGCGCGGTATATACCGAAGGCATTTAGAGAGGACACCTCTTACGTGTCCTCGGCCATGAGCTATCTGCTCGAAAGACTTCTTTCCTTCATTTGCATTCTGCCCACAATACCCTTCTACTTCCGGGCCGATCCAGGTCAGTCCCTATTATCATGTACTCGGCGCTGCTGTACGCGGCCCGCGCCCCGCTGAGGCTGGGCGCGCTCCTCTGGCCGTCAGGGCTTTTTTCCTATTTTTTAATATTTTGTATCTGTGTTGAGGATATATATATGGGTCGAAAAGTGCGACGGGGGAAGCATCAGAACCATGTTGATTCACGATATGTGAGGAGTTGGAAAGTGGCTGAAAAGTGGCGATACCCTGGGGAAAGGATCTCGGCTGGGTTTCCTTGTACATTTTTATCCAGAGGCGTAAGGTAAATATGCTGCGCCTCCACTTCGGTCTTTTTCCCCGCCTGTCAAGTTGAGATGCGCTCAGGCTCATCCTGAGGCCGTCGGACAAGGGGTCGCCTTGTGCTTGTATTGCCTCAGATACAGCGAATAGAGTAAgaacaaaagaaaaaaaacattATCAAAAACCACTGCGTCCGAAGGTCCAGCGTTGCAATATGTGCCGACCTGCGCAGGCTGTAAATAGATATCCTAGTCATTAGCAGGCCATCGTATATATCCGTTTGCAGCATCATCCTTGTCACCCCGATGACTTTTCCTGTGAACTGTAGACGGGGGAGAAGGAAGCAGCAATTCATCTGCTAGATTCTACATCATGAGAAACCCATCACTCGGGCCACATGGCGAATGATGGTTGGCAATATGCAACCGGCTGTTTCCTCCTTTTGCTCCTTGTCGTT belongs to Colletotrichum higginsianum IMI 349063 chromosome 5, whole genome shotgun sequence and includes:
- a CDS encoding basic proline-rich protein; translation: MHPKSALLAAALGFASTACADQERPKIYFPRHVKRQFTNSTITRQETFPAPESTPFESTSDSFGSSFGDILTSLSDSLFGPSSTIASTTPLPTSTVSAPALDSAAPLSTLSTTVQTLPDGRVTTVIISSTVVFDPTETTDTTTPVGSTSALPPVIVLPTSSEASTVTISEPLASSQVPTTSQATPTPSETSAIVQSSGPESSSVEPLLSASAPVSTKSSTPVSVSESIASSTTQVTSEVANTSIEAVSSTQPAPTSESEPTTSVSSSGILLAPTGVVTPTSNVEPTTSTSEPERTSVSDQETSSSAVAPSAIPNVNTTEPGVSSLASSVVLPVETSSTALQSTAAANRASAETTSASVSETSRLTNPLDPIVSFISSEVAIPTNITGPIANATSAEVPVFSTSDIVIPTPTALPAPTDPTATTLPVPTEPVANVTSSAEAPADTTTSLPVPTEPVLNITSSTDPLAEPTTILPTTDIANATSTEVPVGQTTSTPVSLSDGMTSVLTASATATVEIPANNTSTEVPLTTSQLPTLTELPTSVTSIINATETDSATVPPTATASLSSTTVSNETATATEPLLTTSETLTSATEIPVSTTVPVNTTEVPSETPVETTPTATLLPPTTTSLVITTPVITSIPATATITDSESWLPSTIIVELSTSLSTPTEALAPTSTAPLPSDLPKVISGPEPNVEQPKDSMLLQIGFLHGENYQHVSKNPNAAAQIFTCLPKALADAAGLDINQIRMTKLVPFDTSQTLGYITTLAKFYYPRSMVDTLRMDIKIPNSAIYNNPDQLVFNLTQNINPAIEIIPGMEDDGSSTGNDGSSSTSTPNNPNDPFGGSDDSSKQSPIQKGTAAAIGIGAVGVAAAYGAAMFIIARRYKQKKQAHRRASSVTSSEMRYTGAGSPPMMGGALMSRDFSNYGGVAGGVPGGRESHGSGQTGRSGMGNSARTAYISAPVAAENSLGWN